One part of the Capsicum annuum cultivar UCD-10X-F1 unplaced genomic scaffold, UCD10Xv1.1 ctg5306, whole genome shotgun sequence genome encodes these proteins:
- the LOC107853395 gene encoding uncharacterized protein LOC107853395, with translation MKNHEARPIGSAPFPEANIVAAHDQPEIRQNYYRDRGRGHGRGRGRGRGRGRNNYRYNGENKQENNKVSQNNPSKGKVNICHRCGMKGHLACVCRMPDHFNKLYQASLKRKENDVEVHLTFRGDDDEAAPSNICDDVEANLAYNDDDFKGLSDITHLKAENFYEDID, from the coding sequence atgaaaaatcatgaagctCGTCCTATTGGATCTGCTCCATTCCCTGAAGCGAATATTGTAGCAGCACATGATCAGCCTGAAATAAGGCAAAATTATTATCGTGATCGTGGTCGAGGCCATGGTCGTGGACGTGGGCGAGGACGTGGAAGAGGAAGAAATAATTATCGTTATAATGGTGAAAATAAACAAGAGAATAATAAAGTTTCTCAAAATAATCCTTCAAAGGGTAAAGTTAATATTTGTCACCGATGTGGTATGAAAGGTCATTTGGCATGTGTTTGTCGTATGCCTGATCATTTTAACAAACTTTATCAAGCTtcccttaaaagaaaagaaaatgatgtgGAAGTACACTTGACCTTTCgaggtgatgatgatgaagcagCTCCATCAAATATATGTGATGATGTTGAGGCAAATCTTGCTTACAATGATGATGACTTTAAGGGCCTCTCAGATATTACCCATTTGAAAGCTGAAAATTTCTATGAGGACATTGATTGA